A stretch of Mya arenaria isolate MELC-2E11 chromosome 14, ASM2691426v1 DNA encodes these proteins:
- the LOC128216059 gene encoding M-phase inducer phosphatase-like: MSTKTETSSICSSGPSTISAMLRLTTPSKQELSDIGAFITPPAKGGNSADIGHWTVTDTPSVTSGLDGSYTEVCRKPLGRFLSFDVKRSLFSSKRLADEPDDTPSTKRLRIAEVANSSMTLNTSSGHCDEIKSVVYTLSTDPEVVADGSRTYTIPTVSGKHKDLKAISPDTMDEVLRGCYADKIGRVTVIDCRYPYEFEGGHIRGAVNLFTRDMVRDFLLAHVVDDATSGQHVLVFHCEFSSERGPKMYRHLRSEDRSLHTDVYPRLAFPEVYLLEGGYKAFFNKHMVQCEPQQYKPMLHKDHVTDLRHFRAKSKSWTAGERANRLRPSLRF; the protein is encoded by the exons ATGAG TACCAAGACTGAGACCAGTAGCATCTGCAGCAGCGGACCTTCAACT ATATCCGCCATGTTGAGACTGACGACCCCAAGCAAGCAGGAATTGAGCGACATCGGCGCCTTCATAACGCCGCCGGCAAAAGGAGGCAACTCGGCAGATATTGGACACTGGACAGTCACCGACACCCCCTCCGTCACTTCCGGTCTTGACGGATCCTACACTGAG GTATGCCGTAAGCCACTGGGCCGTTTCCTGTCGTTCGATGTGAAGAGAAGCCTATTCTCCAGCAAGCGTCTAGCTGATGAGCCAGATGATACTCCGTCCACCAAGCGCCTTAGAATAGCAGAGGTCGCCAATAGCAGCATGACTCTAAac ACCTCTAGCGGCCACTGCGATGAGATTAAGTCGGTGGTATACACACTGTCCACGGACCCGGAAGTGGTTGCGGACGGCTCCCGGACCTACACCATCCCGACCGTCTCCGGCAAACACAAGGACCTAAAGGCCATCTCACCCGATACT ATGGACGAGGTGCTGCGTGGTTGCTATGCCGACAAGATCGGGCGCGTGACAGTTATCGACTGCCGCTACCCGTACGAGTTCGAAGGCGGCCACATCCGGGGAGCTGTGAATCTATTCACGCGCGACATGGTGCGAGACTTTCTCCTCGCGCACGTGGTCGATGACGCTACATCCGGTCAACACGTGCTCGTCTTCCACTGCGAGTTCTCGTCCGAGAGGGGACCGAAAAT GTACCGTCACTTACGAAGCGAGGACCGGAGCCTCCACACGGACGTCTACCCGCGCCTAGCCTTCCCGGAAGTGTACCTGCTAGAGGGCGGATACAAGGCtttctttaataaacatatg gTCCAATGCGAGCCCCAGCAATACAAGCCTATGTTGCACAAGGACCACGTGACTGATCTGCGTCACTTCCGGGCCAAGTCCAAGTCCTGGACAGCGGGGGAACGCGCAAACCGACTTCGCCCCAGCTTGCGCTTCTAG